In the genome of Pseudomonadota bacterium, one region contains:
- a CDS encoding RNA pyrophosphohydrolase: MTPDEIARLPYRRNVGVMLVNAAGHVFVGQRRDAPSGQDAWQMPQGGIDKGESPEAAALRELEEETGVPASLVRIEAETQGWLAYDLPTDLVPRLWGGKWRGQEQKYFLMRFLGGDGDVNIATEDPEFSAWKWLPPGELAGAIVPFKREVYERVLAELGPAI; this comes from the coding sequence ATGACACCGGATGAAATCGCGCGGCTCCCTTACCGGCGCAACGTGGGCGTCATGCTCGTGAACGCGGCGGGCCATGTCTTCGTGGGGCAGCGCCGCGACGCACCGTCGGGGCAGGATGCCTGGCAGATGCCGCAGGGCGGGATCGACAAGGGCGAGAGCCCGGAAGCCGCGGCGCTCCGTGAATTGGAGGAAGAGACGGGCGTCCCTGCCAGTCTTGTGCGGATCGAGGCGGAGACGCAGGGCTGGCTTGCCTATGACCTGCCCACCGACCTCGTGCCGCGGCTCTGGGGCGGCAAGTGGCGGGGACAGGAGCAGAAGTATTTTCTCATGCGCTTTCTCGGCGGCGACGGAGACGTGAACATCGCCACCGAAGACCCCGAGTTCTCGGCTTGGAAGTGGTTGCCCCCTGGGGAGCTGGCAGGGGCAATTGTGCCCTTCAAGCGCGAGGTCTACGAGCGCGTCCTGGCGGAGCTGGGCCCCGCGATCTGA
- a CDS encoding S41 family peptidase, producing MRKFIFAAGIGILAGGIATTQVAGPLLAQQADEQANVYEQLDLFGDIFQRIRAQYVEEVGSEELIEAAIDGMLTSLDPHSSYLSPDDAADMRVQTRGEFGGLGIEVTQEEGFVKVVAPMDDTPADIAGVEAGDFITHVDGEGLLGLTLDEAVELMRGPVGSEIVITVVREGEDDPFDITIVRDTIRLTAVRTRTEGDAIVLRVSTFNDQTYPNLRDGLAEQIDEAGGISNVSGVVVDLRNNPGGLLTAAVRVSDAFLTAGEIVSTRGRDPQDAERFNASPDDLAQGLPVVVLINGGSASASEIVAGALQDHRRAIVVGTKSFGKGSVQSIMPLRGSGAMRLTTARYYTPSGRSIQALGISPDIIVEQPRRAAEVTEEEEENQRPSRSEADLRGSLGNELTDEQLEQIEAEEAIAEATAELREEDYQLAYAIDILKGLSALQQ from the coding sequence ATGCGGAAATTCATCTTTGCGGCAGGGATCGGCATATTAGCCGGCGGGATCGCGACGACCCAAGTCGCGGGCCCACTTCTCGCGCAGCAAGCGGACGAGCAGGCGAACGTCTATGAACAGCTCGATCTCTTCGGCGACATCTTCCAGCGCATCCGCGCGCAATACGTCGAAGAGGTGGGGAGCGAGGAGCTCATCGAGGCGGCCATCGACGGGATGCTGACCTCGCTCGACCCGCATTCCTCCTATCTCTCGCCCGACGATGCCGCCGACATGCGCGTGCAGACGCGCGGGGAGTTCGGCGGCCTCGGCATCGAAGTGACCCAGGAGGAGGGCTTCGTGAAGGTCGTGGCTCCCATGGACGACACGCCCGCCGATATCGCGGGCGTGGAGGCCGGTGATTTCATCACCCATGTGGATGGCGAAGGCCTCCTCGGCCTCACGCTCGACGAGGCGGTAGAGCTCATGCGCGGCCCCGTTGGCTCGGAGATCGTGATCACCGTGGTGCGCGAGGGCGAGGACGATCCCTTCGACATCACCATCGTGCGCGACACGATCCGCCTGACGGCCGTGCGCACGCGCACCGAGGGCGACGCCATCGTGCTGCGCGTCTCCACCTTCAACGACCAGACCTACCCTAACCTGCGCGACGGGCTCGCCGAGCAGATCGACGAGGCGGGCGGCATTTCCAACGTCTCGGGCGTCGTCGTGGACCTGCGCAACAATCCCGGCGGCCTCCTGACGGCGGCGGTGCGGGTCTCCGACGCATTCCTGACGGCGGGCGAGATCGTGAGCACCCGGGGCCGCGATCCGCAGGACGCCGAGCGCTTCAACGCCTCCCCCGACGACCTCGCGCAGGGCCTGCCCGTGGTGGTGCTCATCAATGGCGGTTCCGCCTCTGCGTCCGAGATCGTGGCAGGCGCGCTGCAGGATCACCGCCGCGCCATCGTCGTGGGCACGAAGAGCTTCGGAAAGGGCTCGGTCCAATCAATCATGCCGCTGCGTGGCTCTGGCGCCATGCGGCTGACGACGGCGCGGTACTACACGCCCTCGGGTCGCTCGATCCAGGCGCTGGGTATCTCGCCCGACATCATCGTCGAGCAGCCCCGCCGCGCGGCAGAGGTCACCGAGGAAGAGGAAGAAAATCAGCGCCCTTCTCGCTCTGAAGCGGACCTGCGCGGGTCGCTCGGCAACGAGCTCACCGATGAACAGCTCGAGCAGATCGAGGCGGAGGAGGCCATCGCCGAGGCCACGGCCGAGCTCCGCGAAGAGGATTACCAGCTGGCCTACGCCATCGACATCCTCAAGGGCCTGAGCGCGCTGCAGCAGTGA
- a CDS encoding peptidoglycan DD-metalloendopeptidase family protein, producing MLFSAIALSLATLGFAPRATADPATEARAAMAAIEAATEALDAADSGRDRIAALTETVRAFEDGLAAIRAGQRAAAQAEDRLTRGLAAKEDEVSRLIGALQIMSQRGTPQMLLHPSGPTGAARSSMLLSDVTPALQAEVAALRADLADVSDLRALQADAAIRLTEGLVGVEEARAALSRAIADRAPLPTRFTEDPIQIALLIAASETLDGFAAGLARVTDGGTGTDAGAAALPGAEALAGTLELPVRGTVLRRFGEADAAGISRPGLILATEPAALVTAPSAGTVRFEGPLLDYGNVMILEPARDVLLVLAGLEDIYVSAGEVITTGAPLGLMGAGEDSTSSERSETLYIEVRVNQEKADPEEWFALERN from the coding sequence GTGCTTTTCTCTGCTATCGCCCTGAGCCTCGCGACCCTTGGCTTCGCGCCACGCGCGACGGCGGACCCCGCGACGGAGGCCCGCGCCGCCATGGCCGCCATCGAGGCCGCTACCGAGGCGCTAGACGCCGCTGATAGCGGCCGTGACCGCATCGCGGCGCTCACCGAAACGGTTCGCGCCTTCGAGGACGGGCTCGCCGCAATCCGCGCCGGACAGCGCGCGGCAGCCCAGGCGGAAGACAGGCTCACGCGTGGCCTCGCCGCCAAGGAGGACGAAGTATCCCGCCTCATCGGCGCGCTCCAGATCATGAGCCAGCGCGGCACGCCGCAGATGCTCCTGCACCCGTCGGGACCCACGGGCGCGGCCCGCTCGAGCATGCTTCTGTCCGACGTGACGCCCGCGCTGCAGGCCGAGGTCGCGGCCCTGCGCGCCGATCTTGCCGACGTGTCCGACCTGCGTGCGCTGCAGGCTGATGCCGCCATCCGGCTCACCGAGGGCCTCGTCGGAGTAGAGGAGGCGCGCGCGGCGCTCTCTCGCGCGATCGCGGACCGCGCGCCCCTGCCCACGCGCTTCACGGAAGACCCGATCCAGATCGCGCTCCTCATCGCGGCCTCCGAGACGCTCGACGGATTTGCCGCCGGCTTGGCCCGGGTGACCGATGGCGGCACTGGCACGGACGCAGGTGCCGCCGCGCTCCCCGGCGCGGAGGCGCTCGCCGGGACACTCGAGCTTCCGGTGCGTGGCACCGTGCTGCGCCGCTTCGGCGAGGCGGATGCAGCCGGGATCAGCCGCCCCGGCCTCATCCTTGCCACCGAGCCCGCGGCCCTTGTCACTGCGCCCTCGGCGGGCACCGTCCGCTTCGAAGGTCCGCTGCTCGACTACGGAAATGTGATGATCCTTGAGCCCGCCCGCGACGTTTTGCTGGTGCTCGCGGGGCTCGAAGATATTTATGTGTCCGCAGGCGAGGTCATCACCACCGGCGCGCCCCTCGGCCTGATGGGTGCCGGTGAGGACTCCACTTCCTCCGAGCGCAGTGAAACGCTCTATATCGAAGTGCGAGTGAATCAGGAAAAAGCAGACCCCGAAGAGTGGTTCGCACTGGAGAGGAACTGA
- the gpmI gene encoding 2,3-bisphosphoglycerate-independent phosphoglycerate mutase produces MSRPTPVVLCILDGWGDSPSTEANAPALAATPTFDRLRAKGPSAQLITHGPDVGLPTGQMGNSEVGHTNIGAGRVVAMDLGQIDLAIEDGSFFENEQILVFGEALLETGGTAHLMGVASDGGVHGHLSHIIAAAKLLTSMGVSVAVHAITDGRDVGPRTADTFLPRLEEALPQGATIVTVIGRYYAMDRDNRWDRVEEAFMAMARGTGERADTPADAVAQSYAAGTGDEFILPTVIGDFGGMADGDGLFCLNFRADRAREILAALCAPGFDGFETGTRPQFAAQLGMVEYSDAHSEYLATAYPKREIANTLGEWVSKQGLRQFRLAETEKYPHVTFFLNGGREAPYKGEDRFMPPSPKVATYDLQPEMSAAEVTQKFVEAVHKGYDLIVTNYANPDMVGHTGDLDAAIKACEAVDRGLGQVVEALDAVGGAMIICADHGNCEVMVDPETGGPHTAHTLNRVPVLLHGGPAAARLADGRLPDLAPTLLALMGLPQPPEMTGESLLDRPT; encoded by the coding sequence ATGAGCAGACCTACACCCGTTGTCTTGTGCATTCTCGACGGCTGGGGCGACAGCCCGAGCACCGAGGCGAACGCGCCTGCGCTCGCCGCGACGCCCACGTTCGATCGCCTGCGCGCCAAAGGCCCCTCAGCGCAGCTTATCACCCACGGCCCCGATGTGGGCCTGCCCACCGGCCAGATGGGCAACAGCGAGGTGGGCCACACCAATATCGGAGCGGGGCGCGTGGTGGCGATGGATCTCGGGCAGATCGACCTCGCCATCGAGGATGGCAGCTTCTTCGAGAACGAACAGATCCTGGTCTTCGGCGAGGCCCTGCTCGAGACGGGCGGAACAGCCCACCTGATGGGCGTGGCCTCGGACGGGGGCGTTCACGGCCATCTCTCGCATATCATTGCGGCAGCCAAGCTCCTCACCTCCATGGGCGTGTCGGTGGCGGTCCACGCCATCACCGATGGGCGCGACGTGGGCCCACGCACCGCGGATACCTTCCTGCCGCGGCTCGAGGAGGCGCTGCCGCAGGGTGCAACGATCGTAACGGTTATCGGGCGCTACTACGCCATGGACCGCGACAACCGCTGGGACAGGGTCGAAGAGGCGTTCATGGCGATGGCGCGCGGCACCGGCGAACGGGCGGACACCCCCGCCGACGCCGTCGCACAAAGCTATGCCGCGGGGACGGGCGACGAGTTCATCCTGCCCACGGTCATCGGTGATTTCGGCGGCATGGCCGATGGCGACGGGCTCTTTTGCCTCAACTTCCGCGCCGACCGGGCACGCGAGATCCTCGCGGCGCTCTGCGCCCCGGGATTCGATGGCTTCGAGACGGGGACACGCCCGCAGTTCGCAGCACAGCTCGGCATGGTGGAGTATTCTGACGCCCACTCCGAATACCTCGCCACGGCCTATCCAAAGCGCGAGATCGCCAACACGTTGGGCGAATGGGTCTCCAAGCAAGGCCTCAGGCAGTTCCGCCTCGCCGAGACCGAGAAATACCCGCATGTCACCTTCTTCCTCAACGGCGGGAGGGAGGCACCCTACAAGGGCGAGGATCGCTTCATGCCGCCCTCTCCCAAGGTCGCCACCTACGACCTGCAGCCGGAAATGTCGGCCGCGGAGGTGACGCAGAAATTCGTGGAGGCGGTGCACAAGGGGTACGACCTCATCGTCACGAACTACGCCAACCCCGACATGGTGGGCCATACCGGCGATCTCGACGCGGCCATCAAGGCCTGCGAGGCCGTGGATCGCGGGCTGGGTCAGGTGGTTGAGGCGCTCGATGCGGTGGGCGGGGCGATGATCATCTGCGCCGATCACGGCAATTGCGAGGTGATGGTGGACCCCGAAACCGGCGGCCCGCATACGGCTCACACGCTCAACCGCGTCCCCGTCCTGCTCCATGGCGGCCCCGCCGCGGCTCGGCTCGCCGACGGGCGTCTTCCCGACCTCGCGCCGACGCTCCTCGCGCTCATGGGGCTCCCGCAGCCACCCGAAATGACGGGCGAGAGCCTCCTGGACCGCCCGACGTGA
- the rlmH gene encoding 23S rRNA (pseudouridine(1915)-N(3))-methyltransferase RlmH — MRVTICAVGRLRAGPERDLIDDYARRFERTGRGLGLTQLTISEVEAKKGGMAEEAQLLSKAAPAGARRICLDERGKLMSSPDFAQTLEEWRDTGTQDAVFFIGGADGLAPELRNQADASLSFGKMVWPHMLARVMLAEQLYRAASILAGSPYHRA, encoded by the coding sequence ATGCGCGTGACGATCTGCGCCGTGGGACGGCTCCGCGCCGGCCCCGAGCGCGATCTGATCGATGACTATGCCCGGCGCTTCGAGCGTACGGGTCGCGGGCTCGGCCTAACGCAGCTCACCATTTCCGAAGTGGAGGCCAAGAAGGGCGGCATGGCCGAGGAGGCCCAGCTCCTTTCCAAGGCTGCACCGGCTGGCGCGCGCCGCATCTGTCTCGACGAGCGGGGGAAGCTGATGAGCTCCCCGGATTTCGCCCAAACGCTGGAAGAGTGGCGGGATACCGGCACGCAAGACGCGGTCTTCTTCATCGGCGGGGCCGACGGGCTCGCACCGGAGCTACGCAACCAAGCGGACGCCTCCCTGAGCTTCGGCAAGATGGTTTGGCCGCACATGTTGGCCCGCGTCATGCTCGCCGAGCAGCTCTACCGCGCCGCCTCGATCCTCGCCGGGAGCCCCTACCATCGCGCGTGA
- the rsfS gene encoding ribosome silencing factor yields the protein MVAATPKAMSEATRALITRTLTEEKAEEIVEIDLRGKSEMGDFMVVASGRSTRQVSALADKLTEKLNSELGISGRTEGKSAGDWVLIDAGDVIVHIFRPEVREFYQLEKMWLSSGEAASGAGNT from the coding sequence ATGGTCGCAGCTACCCCCAAAGCGATGAGCGAGGCCACACGCGCCCTCATCACCCGAACCCTCACCGAGGAAAAAGCCGAAGAGATTGTGGAGATCGACCTGCGCGGGAAATCCGAGATGGGCGATTTCATGGTCGTGGCATCCGGTCGTTCCACGCGGCAGGTCTCTGCCCTCGCCGACAAGCTGACCGAAAAGCTCAATTCCGAGCTCGGCATCAGCGGCCGCACCGAAGGCAAATCCGCGGGTGACTGGGTCCTGATCGATGCTGGTGACGTCATCGTTCATATCTTCCGCCCGGAAGTGCGCGAGTTCTACCAGCTCGAGAAGATGTGGCTGTCGTCCGGCGAGGCTGCCTCGGGAGCGGGCAACACCTGA
- a CDS encoding mechanosensitive ion channel domain-containing protein: MEPSTEELEELTTIATDLLSQTELFLSGLMRPWSAYQIAIALGLFLVAWLLARIITPRTRAWLSTREGWPLWRIKSVLAILQRLRAIIFVVLIWSVVLVMREITWPSRSYLLGIIATLALAWLAVAYATRLIRNKALRQVVRYGAWAYVTLQITGLLDQGIAVLDSLAFTIGDFRLSALLAVQALISLGVLITAARLLTRTTSARIRRSEEMSPSMQVLVVKVLQIVFYGLAIVIGLNAAGVDLTGLAVLSGAIGVGLGFGLQKVVSNLVSGVIILLDKSIKPGDVISLGETFGWIQTLGARYASVVTRDGKEYLIPNEDLITGQVVNWSHSNEFVRLDIYFGTAYGDDPHMVRRVAIGAAQGVERVLAERPPVCHIVGFGDSSVDYILRFWITDPTGGLTNIRGNVYLALWDAFQEHGVSIPFPQREVRVLGESPGAATKALD, from the coding sequence ATGGAGCCAAGCACCGAAGAACTCGAAGAACTTACGACGATCGCCACGGATCTGTTGTCGCAAACCGAGCTCTTCCTGAGCGGGCTAATGCGCCCGTGGAGCGCCTATCAGATCGCCATCGCGCTGGGGCTCTTCCTCGTCGCCTGGCTCCTCGCCCGCATCATCACGCCGCGCACGCGGGCCTGGCTCTCCACCCGGGAAGGCTGGCCGCTCTGGCGGATCAAGTCGGTGCTGGCGATCCTCCAGCGGCTGCGCGCGATTATCTTCGTCGTGCTGATCTGGTCGGTCGTCCTCGTGATGCGCGAGATCACATGGCCCTCGCGATCCTACCTCCTCGGCATCATCGCCACGCTCGCCCTGGCTTGGCTCGCCGTCGCCTATGCCACGCGCCTCATCCGCAACAAGGCGCTCCGGCAGGTGGTGCGCTACGGCGCCTGGGCCTACGTGACCCTCCAGATCACCGGTCTTCTCGATCAGGGCATCGCCGTCCTCGACAGCCTCGCCTTCACCATCGGTGATTTCCGGCTGTCCGCGCTTCTCGCCGTGCAGGCGCTCATCTCGCTCGGCGTCCTCATCACCGCTGCCCGGCTCCTGACGCGCACGACCTCCGCCCGCATCCGCCGCTCAGAGGAGATGTCGCCCTCCATGCAGGTGCTCGTGGTCAAGGTCCTGCAGATCGTGTTCTACGGCCTCGCCATCGTCATCGGCCTCAACGCCGCGGGCGTCGATCTCACCGGCCTCGCTGTCCTCTCGGGCGCCATCGGCGTGGGTCTCGGCTTTGGCCTGCAGAAGGTCGTGTCGAATCTCGTCTCGGGCGTCATCATCCTCCTCGACAAGTCGATCAAGCCGGGGGACGTCATCTCGCTTGGCGAGACCTTCGGCTGGATCCAGACCCTCGGTGCCCGCTATGCCAGCGTCGTCACGCGCGACGGCAAGGAATACCTTATCCCCAACGAGGACCTCATCACCGGGCAGGTGGTGAACTGGTCCCATTCCAACGAGTTCGTGCGGCTCGATATCTATTTCGGGACGGCCTATGGAGACGACCCGCACATGGTACGCCGCGTCGCGATCGGCGCTGCGCAGGGGGTGGAGCGCGTCTTGGCGGAGCGTCCGCCCGTTTGCCACATCGTGGGTTTCGGCGACAGCTCGGTGGATTACATCCTCCGCTTCTGGATCACCGATCCCACGGGCGGCCTCACCAACATCCGCGGCAACGTCTATCTCGCCCTCTGGGACGCGTTCCAGGAGCACGGCGTTTCCATCCCCTTCCCGCAGCGCGAGGTGCGCGTGCTGGGCGAGAGCCCGGGCGCCGCTACGAAGGCGCTGGACTGA
- a CDS encoding methyl-accepting chemotaxis protein, with translation MGQYDVHFDIGFPPAIGRDANTELARSMMADLPTLIRGHCIRICMFSSVAKISSSVEGKSSAIRGAARALQGLKNMERAIIGRAPIPELNAEALGWVRGVADAHSDTLAPLSEYRRRAESIVADLTTTGDVDTQKIEGLIAFAYSTVHFAAVDLTEAIQAAHLDYIETSRVKAETARGAARDAVDRIDTISRTVRLIALNAAVEAARAGEAGRGFSVIAQEIKSLSEATEAASSDVRRSIDGIITSAHL, from the coding sequence ATGGGCCAGTACGACGTGCATTTCGACATCGGTTTCCCGCCCGCCATCGGGCGTGACGCAAATACAGAGCTCGCGCGCTCCATGATGGCGGACCTTCCCACGCTGATCCGGGGGCATTGCATCCGCATCTGCATGTTCTCCAGCGTGGCCAAGATCAGCAGCAGCGTCGAAGGCAAAAGCTCCGCCATCCGAGGTGCGGCCCGCGCGCTGCAGGGCCTCAAGAACATGGAAAGAGCCATCATCGGCCGCGCGCCTATCCCCGAGCTCAACGCCGAAGCTTTGGGCTGGGTGCGCGGCGTGGCCGACGCCCACTCAGACACGCTCGCGCCCCTCTCGGAATATCGCAGGCGCGCGGAGAGCATCGTCGCCGATCTCACGACCACCGGCGATGTGGACACGCAGAAGATCGAGGGTCTCATCGCCTTTGCCTATTCGACCGTGCATTTCGCGGCCGTCGATCTCACCGAGGCGATCCAGGCCGCCCATCTCGACTACATCGAAACGAGCCGCGTCAAGGCCGAGACAGCGCGCGGCGCCGCGCGGGATGCCGTCGACCGGATCGACACGATCTCGCGCACCGTGCGCCTCATCGCGCTCAACGCTGCCGTGGAAGCGGCCCGCGCCGGGGAGGCGGGGCGCGGCTTTTCCGTGATCGCGCAGGAAATCAAATCGCTCTCGGAGGCAACGGAAGCGGCGAGCAGCGACGTCCGGCGCAGCATCGACGGGATCATCACCAGCGCGCATCTCTGA
- a CDS encoding heme-binding protein: MRRPKTDRFGLFRLTHVVLILGLIGAGVAAATEGEMYKGYELPPYEVLESEGPFERRSYRPHILAEVTVRGGQGRAVSRGFQVLANYIFGGKATGEKIAMTVPVAQTPNEGAASPGEGWTVSFMMPAAFTLETLPDAQNGAIRFVEAKPEEMLVLSFSGMRTAGALARQTQALIDEAQARQLTMIGAPRYFFYDGPMTPPWARRNEVAVPILPGAAG; encoded by the coding sequence ATGAGACGCCCAAAAACAGATCGCTTCGGCCTCTTCCGCCTGACCCACGTCGTGCTGATCCTCGGCCTGATCGGGGCGGGCGTCGCGGCGGCCACGGAGGGCGAGATGTACAAAGGCTACGAATTGCCGCCCTACGAGGTCCTCGAAAGCGAGGGCCCGTTCGAGCGCCGGAGCTACCGCCCCCACATCCTCGCGGAGGTGACCGTGCGCGGCGGGCAGGGGCGCGCGGTGAGCCGGGGCTTCCAGGTGCTGGCCAATTACATCTTCGGCGGCAAGGCCACCGGCGAGAAGATCGCCATGACCGTCCCCGTGGCGCAAACGCCCAACGAGGGCGCGGCGAGCCCGGGCGAAGGCTGGACGGTGAGCTTCATGATGCCCGCCGCCTTCACGCTGGAGACGCTGCCTGACGCGCAGAACGGCGCGATCCGTTTCGTTGAGGCCAAGCCCGAAGAGATGCTCGTCCTGTCCTTCTCCGGGATGCGCACGGCCGGGGCCCTCGCCCGCCAGACGCAGGCGCTCATCGACGAAGCGCAGGCAAGGCAGCTCACCATGATCGGAGCGCCGCGCTACTTCTTCTATGACGGACCGATGACCCCGCCCTGGGCGAGACGCAACGAGGTGGCCGTCCCGATCCTGCCCGGAGCTGCGGGCTGA
- the leuC gene encoding 3-isopropylmalate dehydratase large subunit has protein sequence MIAVAGRTLYDKIWDAHVVHRGEDGTCLLYIDRHFVHEVTSPQAFEGLALAGRPVRAPEKTIVVPDHNVPTTWDRAQGIENEESRIQVEALHANVAKFNLPHYYDMNDDRQGIVHIVGPEQGWTLPGCTIVCGDSHTPTHGAFGALAHGIGTSEVEHVLATQTLIQKKARNMRVRVSGGLRPGVTAKDIALHVIGVTGTGGGTGHVIEYAGDTIEALSMEGRMTICNLAIEGGARAGLIAPDETTFAYVRGRAHAPKGALWEAALSYWRTLKSDADAVFDKEVEIAAGDIAPVVTWGTSPEDVLPITGSVPAPESFSGGKVASAARALDYMGLTPGTKLSDIEIDAVFLGSCTNGRIEDLRAAADILRGRRVADRVQTAIVVPGSGLVRMQAEEEGLADIFRAAGFEWRLAGCSMCLGMNPDQLGPEVRCASTSNRNFEGRQGRGSRTHLMSPAMAAAAAVTGRLTDVRELS, from the coding sequence ATGATCGCAGTGGCTGGCCGGACGCTCTACGACAAAATCTGGGATGCCCATGTCGTCCACCGGGGGGAGGACGGCACGTGCCTTCTCTATATCGACAGGCACTTTGTGCACGAGGTGACGAGCCCGCAGGCTTTCGAGGGCCTGGCCCTGGCCGGTCGCCCCGTTCGCGCGCCGGAGAAGACGATCGTTGTCCCCGATCACAACGTGCCCACGACCTGGGACCGCGCGCAGGGGATCGAGAACGAGGAGAGCCGGATCCAGGTCGAGGCGCTCCATGCCAATGTCGCGAAGTTCAACCTGCCGCACTACTACGACATGAACGATGACCGGCAGGGGATCGTGCACATCGTGGGCCCCGAACAGGGCTGGACGCTCCCGGGCTGCACCATCGTCTGCGGCGACAGCCATACGCCTACCCACGGCGCCTTCGGCGCGCTGGCCCATGGCATCGGGACCTCCGAGGTCGAGCACGTGCTGGCCACCCAGACCCTGATCCAGAAGAAGGCGCGGAACATGCGCGTCCGCGTTTCGGGGGGGCTGCGCCCGGGCGTGACGGCCAAGGACATCGCGCTCCATGTCATTGGGGTCACCGGGACGGGCGGCGGCACGGGTCATGTCATCGAATATGCCGGCGACACGATCGAGGCGCTTTCTATGGAAGGGCGCATGACGATCTGCAATCTCGCCATCGAAGGCGGCGCGCGGGCCGGGCTCATCGCGCCTGACGAGACAACCTTCGCCTATGTCCGGGGGCGGGCGCATGCGCCGAAGGGCGCGCTCTGGGAAGCGGCGCTGAGCTATTGGCGCACGTTGAAGAGCGACGCTGATGCCGTCTTCGACAAGGAGGTGGAGATCGCCGCCGGCGATATCGCGCCCGTCGTCACCTGGGGCACCTCGCCGGAGGACGTGCTCCCCATCACGGGCTCGGTGCCCGCGCCCGAAAGCTTCAGCGGCGGGAAGGTCGCCTCGGCGGCGCGCGCGCTCGATTACATGGGCCTCACGCCCGGCACCAAGTTGTCCGATATCGAGATCGACGCGGTCTTTCTCGGCTCCTGTACCAATGGCCGCATCGAGGATCTTCGTGCCGCCGCCGACATCCTTCGCGGGCGACGGGTGGCGGACCGTGTCCAGACCGCGATCGTGGTGCCGGGCTCGGGTCTCGTCCGGATGCAGGCCGAGGAGGAGGGGCTGGCCGATATCTTCCGAGCCGCGGGCTTCGAATGGCGCCTCGCGGGCTGCTCGATGTGCCTCGGCATGAACCCCGACCAGCTCGGCCCGGAGGTGCGTTGCGCGTCCACCTCGAACCGCAATTTCGAGGGCCGGCAGGGCCGCGGATCCCGCACGCACCTGATGTCTCCGGCCATGGCCGCCGCCGCGGCGGTCACCGGGCGGCTCACGGATGTGCGCGAGCTCAGCTGA
- a CDS encoding DUF308 domain-containing protein: MTSARWTLISGIILTLGGFLGILAPLAVSFTATLFVGWIFLFQGGLGLYAAFKDADDRGWQLVMAILGIVLGLSFIINPLGGLLSLTLFVGILLASSGALRLWMAYRGSFGLPRWVLILGGVASFALGVIMMFGLAGSGPAILGLLISLEMVMMGSALVAMGWRGKAAAPQTADREDSVNA; encoded by the coding sequence ATGACATCGGCCCGTTGGACACTCATTTCCGGCATCATCCTCACCTTGGGTGGATTCCTCGGCATCCTGGCGCCCCTGGCGGTCTCCTTCACGGCGACCCTCTTTGTCGGATGGATTTTCCTCTTTCAGGGCGGTCTTGGCCTCTATGCGGCCTTCAAGGATGCCGATGATCGCGGCTGGCAGCTCGTGATGGCGATCCTCGGGATCGTCCTCGGCCTCAGCTTCATCATCAACCCGCTCGGCGGCCTCCTGTCGCTGACGCTTTTCGTGGGCATCCTGCTCGCCTCCTCTGGCGCGCTGCGCCTCTGGATGGCCTATCGGGGATCCTTCGGGCTGCCGCGCTGGGTGCTGATCCTCGGCGGCGTGGCGTCTTTCGCGCTGGGCGTGATCATGATGTTTGGCCTCGCGGGCTCAGGTCCGGCGATCCTCGGCCTCCTCATTTCGCTCGAGATGGTGATGATGGGCTCCGCGCTCGTGGCAATGGGCTGGCGCGGCAAGGCCGCCGCCCCACAGACGGCTGATCGCGAAGACTCCGTCAACGCGTGA